Proteins from a single region of Syntrophales bacterium:
- a CDS encoding MBL fold metallo-hydrolase, with product MITDKIFWLGHSSVLIRSDKTVYIDPWKVRTKDKADLVLISHSHYDHLSPADVERIRKDDTVVVTAADAAPRLPGDVRTLKPGESLAVHGIPVEAIPAYNTNKAFHPRKSGWIGFVITLEGKRIYYAGDTDRTPEMEAVRADVVIVPVGGTYTMTAVEAAGAVNVIRPEAAIPIHWGDIVGAAADARTFQELCNVPVFIKKAL from the coding sequence GTGATCACCGACAAGATCTTCTGGCTGGGCCATTCAAGCGTCCTGATCCGGAGCGACAAGACCGTATACATCGATCCCTGGAAGGTCCGTACGAAAGACAAGGCGGATCTGGTCCTGATCAGCCACAGCCACTACGACCACCTGTCGCCGGCGGACGTGGAGCGGATCAGGAAAGATGACACGGTCGTCGTCACCGCCGCCGACGCCGCACCCCGGCTGCCCGGCGACGTCCGGACCCTGAAGCCGGGAGAAAGCCTCGCCGTCCATGGCATTCCCGTGGAGGCGATCCCGGCGTACAACACAAACAAGGCCTTCCATCCCCGGAAGAGCGGCTGGATCGGATTCGTGATCACCCTGGAAGGCAAGCGGATCTATTACGCCGGCGACACCGACCGCACCCCGGAGATGGAAGCAGTCCGGGCGGATGTCGTGATCGTTCCGGTCGGGGGAACCTACACGATGACCGCCGTCGAGGCGGCCGGGGCCGTCAACGTCATCAGGCCGGAGGCGGCCATTCCCATCCACTGGGGCGACATTGTCGGCGCCGCCGCGGATGCCAGGACCTTCCAGGAACTCTGCAACGTACCGGTGTTCATAAAAAAAGCCCTGTAG
- the purE gene encoding 5-(carboxyamino)imidazole ribonucleotide mutase produces MKGTKAPLVSVVMGSDSDLPLMEEAITVLQDFQVPHEVFLTSAHRAPQRTSEFAAGAAGRGIRVIIAGAGAAAHLAGVMASQTPLPVIGVPIDATSLKGLDALLATVQMPGGIPVATMAVGKAGAKNAALLAVRILALTDARLRKRLDAFVEKMAKDVETRHEGLLKKINP; encoded by the coding sequence ATGAAAGGGACAAAGGCCCCGCTGGTGAGCGTCGTCATGGGAAGCGATTCCGACCTTCCCTTGATGGAGGAGGCGATAACGGTTCTTCAGGACTTTCAGGTTCCCCACGAGGTATTCCTGACGTCGGCCCACCGGGCGCCGCAGCGGACTTCCGAATTTGCAGCCGGGGCGGCCGGGCGGGGAATCCGCGTCATCATTGCCGGAGCCGGCGCGGCGGCCCACCTGGCGGGGGTGATGGCCTCCCAGACCCCCCTGCCCGTCATCGGGGTTCCCATCGATGCCACCTCCCTGAAAGGTCTCGACGCCCTTCTCGCCACCGTCCAGATGCCCGGGGGGATCCCTGTGGCCACCATGGCCGTCGGCAAGGCGGGGGCGAAGAACGCCGCCCTCCTGGCCGTCCGGATCCTGGCCCTCACGGACGCGCGCCTGCGGAAGCGCCTCGACGCCTTTGTGGAGAAGATGGCGAAGGACGTGGAAACCCGGCACGAAGGCCTGCTGAAGAAGATCAATCCTTAG
- a CDS encoding L-threonylcarbamoyladenylate synthase, which yields MAERIEIHPEQPDPRTIERIAGILRDGGLVAYPTETFYGLGADAMNPAAVDRVFAAKGRDFRSPVGLVIGRIEDLDPLVAEIPAAGRLLMDAFWPGPLTLVFRASGTILPRLMAGTGKIGIRLSGLPAARALAAALGGPLTATSANRSGERECNNAGEVLDQLGGVIDAVADGGDTAGGLGSTFVDVSGEIPVILRRGAIAEEDIRGILGKM from the coding sequence GTGGCCGAGCGGATCGAGATTCATCCCGAACAGCCCGATCCGCGGACCATCGAGCGGATTGCCGGCATCCTCCGGGATGGGGGCCTGGTCGCCTACCCCACCGAGACGTTCTACGGCCTCGGGGCGGACGCCATGAACCCCGCCGCGGTGGACCGGGTGTTCGCCGCCAAGGGGAGGGACTTCAGGAGCCCCGTCGGCCTGGTGATCGGCCGCATCGAAGACCTGGATCCGCTCGTGGCGGAGATCCCCGCCGCGGGCCGCCTTCTGATGGACGCCTTCTGGCCGGGGCCGCTCACCCTCGTTTTCCGGGCCTCCGGGACGATCCTGCCGCGCCTAATGGCGGGAACCGGAAAGATCGGGATCCGCCTGTCCGGCCTGCCGGCCGCCCGGGCTCTCGCGGCGGCCCTCGGCGGTCCGCTCACGGCCACCAGCGCGAACCGGTCCGGGGAGAGGGAATGCAACAACGCCGGCGAGGTGCTCGATCAGCTCGGCGGCGTCATCGACGCCGTGGCGGACGGGGGAGACACCGCGGGAGGGCTGGGATCGACCTTCGTGGATGTCTCCGGCGAGATCCCGGTCATCCTCCGCCGGGGCGCGATCGCCGAGGAGGACATCCGGGGGATTCTGGGAAAGATGTGA
- a CDS encoding DUF3426 domain-containing protein yields the protein MIIRCEACGTKYRFDDSLMEAGGAWVRCTRCEAVFFQENPNREAIHSAEPEKVTEEPSAAPPKLSEASDLKILLPGTQPPAEPPRQSDTVTLAADRIREALREAEPRSMPVDYPPPASDRLARVGEKEDEEEPLPPEMEAPRHRPSLLLIFLTVILILLIGGTAFLFLYPDVRKAVISDLVYNVPALEAVFGKDVQPAEVNPGDIRIQQVRRRMVANVLLGDLLVLEGTAQNASPHTVTRIRIQGKLYGPEDQIIRSRISYAGNHLTDAELTSLTEEDLQKRLSFPQITPAPKDSLVPGAAIPFMIVFALDKAGVDKTGKITTGAIPLDAERVLP from the coding sequence ATGATTATCCGGTGCGAAGCATGCGGGACGAAGTACCGCTTTGACGATAGCCTGATGGAGGCCGGGGGGGCCTGGGTGCGATGCACCCGCTGCGAGGCCGTGTTTTTCCAGGAGAACCCGAACCGGGAGGCGATTCATTCCGCCGAACCGGAGAAGGTCACTGAAGAGCCGTCGGCCGCACCCCCGAAACTGTCCGAGGCCTCGGATCTCAAGATCCTGCTGCCCGGAACCCAGCCCCCCGCCGAGCCGCCCCGGCAGAGCGACACGGTGACGCTTGCGGCGGACCGGATTCGGGAGGCGCTTCGGGAAGCGGAGCCCCGGAGCATGCCCGTGGACTACCCTCCGCCGGCCTCCGACCGGCTGGCCCGGGTGGGTGAAAAGGAGGACGAGGAAGAACCCCTTCCCCCTGAAATGGAGGCCCCCCGGCATCGCCCATCCCTGCTGCTCATTTTCCTGACGGTGATCCTGATCCTGCTGATCGGCGGAACGGCGTTCCTGTTCCTGTATCCGGACGTGCGGAAGGCCGTCATCTCGGACCTCGTCTACAACGTCCCCGCCCTGGAAGCGGTGTTCGGCAAGGATGTCCAGCCGGCGGAGGTCAACCCCGGAGACATCCGGATCCAGCAGGTGCGGCGCCGCATGGTGGCCAACGTCCTGCTGGGCGACCTGCTGGTCCTGGAGGGCACGGCACAGAACGCCTCTCCCCACACGGTGACCCGGATCCGCATCCAGGGAAAGCTGTACGGCCCGGAGGACCAGATCATCCGCAGCCGCATCTCCTACGCGGGGAACCACCTCACCGACGCCGAGCTTACGAGCCTTACGGAAGAGGACCTTCAGAAGCGCCTGTCCTTCCCCCAGATTACGCCCGCCCCCAAGGACAGCCTGGTTCCAGGTGCGGCGATCCCGTTCATGATCGTCTTCGCCCTGGACAAGGCCGGAGTGGACAAGACCGGGAAAATCACGACCGGAGCGATTCCGCTGGACGCGGAGCGGGTGCTGCCGTAG
- the hpt gene encoding hypoxanthine phosphoribosyltransferase: METMKKSVLYPREAIRERVLELGEEVSRAYEGRTLVVIGVLKGAFMFMADLIRALRIPCRIDFIRLASYGSGTETSGRIELTKDIEIDIAGKDVLVVEDIVDTGLTLTYLVETLRARNPRSLKVCAFIDKKLRRKVPFEADFVGFTMDDGFVVGYGLDFDEQGRFLPDVCILSAGE; the protein is encoded by the coding sequence ATGGAGACCATGAAAAAGTCGGTCCTCTATCCGCGGGAAGCCATCCGGGAGAGAGTACTCGAACTGGGGGAAGAGGTCTCCAGGGCCTACGAAGGCCGCACCCTCGTCGTCATCGGCGTCCTGAAGGGGGCCTTCATGTTCATGGCGGACCTCATCCGGGCCCTCCGCATTCCCTGCCGGATCGACTTTATCCGTCTCGCCAGCTACGGATCCGGCACGGAGACCTCCGGCCGGATCGAGCTCACCAAGGACATTGAAATCGACATCGCCGGAAAGGACGTCCTCGTTGTCGAGGACATCGTCGACACGGGCCTTACCCTGACCTACCTCGTGGAAACCCTGCGCGCCCGGAATCCCCGCAGCCTGAAGGTCTGCGCGTTCATCGACAAGAAGCTCCGCCGGAAGGTCCCCTTCGAGGCGGATTTCGTGGGGTTCACCATGGACGACGGTTTTGTCGTCGGCTACGGACTCGACTTCGACGAACAGGGCCGCTTTCTTCCCGACGTCTGCATCCTGAGCGCGGGAGAGTAA
- the purU gene encoding formyltetrahydrofolate deformylase codes for MNGPNAVLLLSCPDQKGLVANISNFIFQQNGNIVHAAQHTSMRKKMFFMRIEWELDGFNIPRDEIDSVFKHTARKFDMTWSLHFTDTVPRMAIFASRHPHCLYDLMLRHRMGEFRADIPLVIGNHEELRSLVEPFGLRFECFPVTPETKSRQETREIALLKKEKIDVIVLARYMQILSGKFVREYPNRIINIHHSFLPAFAGPKPYQQAYDRGVKIIGATSHYVTQKLDDGPIIAQDVIKISHRDSVEDIKLKSQDLERIVLARAVRLHLENRILPYGSKTVVFE; via the coding sequence ATGAACGGGCCCAACGCCGTCCTGCTCCTGTCCTGCCCGGACCAGAAGGGGCTGGTGGCGAACATCTCCAATTTCATCTTCCAGCAGAACGGCAACATCGTCCACGCCGCCCAGCACACCTCCATGAGGAAGAAGATGTTCTTCATGCGCATTGAGTGGGAGCTGGACGGATTCAACATCCCCCGGGACGAGATCGACAGCGTCTTCAAGCACACGGCCCGTAAGTTCGACATGACCTGGAGCCTGCACTTCACGGACACGGTCCCCCGCATGGCGATCTTCGCGTCCCGCCACCCCCACTGCCTTTACGACCTGATGCTCCGGCACCGGATGGGGGAATTCCGGGCGGATATCCCCCTGGTCATCGGCAATCATGAGGAATTGCGGTCCCTGGTGGAGCCCTTCGGCCTCCGCTTCGAATGCTTCCCCGTCACGCCGGAGACCAAGAGCCGCCAGGAAACGAGGGAGATCGCCCTCCTGAAAAAGGAGAAGATCGACGTCATTGTCCTGGCGCGGTACATGCAAATCCTGAGCGGCAAATTCGTCCGTGAGTATCCCAACCGGATCATCAACATCCACCACTCCTTCCTTCCCGCCTTCGCCGGTCCCAAGCCCTACCAGCAGGCCTACGACCGGGGCGTGAAGATCATCGGCGCCACGAGCCACTACGTGACGCAGAAGCTGGACGACGGCCCGATCATCGCCCAGGACGTCATCAAGATCAGCCACCGCGACTCCGTGGAAGACATCAAGCTCAAGAGCCAGGACCTGGAGCGGATCGTCCTCGCCCGGGCCGTGCGCCTCCACCTGGAGAACCGCATCCTCCCCTACGGCTCGAAAACGGTCGTCTTCGAATAG